Proteins encoded within one genomic window of Deltaproteobacteria bacterium:
- a CDS encoding TIGR03560 family F420-dependent LLM class oxidoreductase, giving the protein MAKVHFGVTLPQIKRPWADTAAAARALDELGFDSVWFNDHLYGVPMPNLPILEAWTALAAVGALTSRVELGTLVTPVGFRNPALLAKMAATLDVVTNGRAIVGLGSGWFQSEFEGYGMPFPPLRDRLEQLDETATILKLLWTEAQPSFAGKHYRLDATYCEPKPVRRPPILIGGGGEKVLLRLAARHADVWNNLAVHQNDLGAKVAKLREHCAAVGRDPAAIRVSQQCLVVIGDDEADARAKSAKAAAIYGGHMGAGGPLAIAGTAEQCIERIEAHVALGCTMMVMEFFGRDVREPARLFAERVLPRFR; this is encoded by the coding sequence ATGGCCAAGGTGCATTTCGGAGTCACGCTGCCGCAGATCAAGCGCCCCTGGGCGGACACGGCGGCCGCCGCGCGCGCGCTCGACGAGCTCGGATTCGACTCCGTGTGGTTCAACGATCACCTCTACGGCGTGCCGATGCCGAACCTGCCGATCCTCGAGGCATGGACCGCGCTCGCCGCGGTCGGCGCGCTGACCTCGCGGGTCGAGCTCGGCACGCTCGTGACCCCCGTCGGATTCCGCAACCCGGCGCTCCTCGCGAAGATGGCGGCGACGCTCGACGTCGTGACGAACGGCCGGGCGATCGTCGGCCTCGGGAGCGGCTGGTTCCAGTCCGAGTTCGAAGGCTACGGCATGCCGTTCCCTCCGCTCCGCGACCGCCTCGAGCAGCTCGACGAGACGGCGACGATCCTGAAGCTCCTCTGGACCGAGGCGCAACCGTCGTTCGCCGGCAAGCACTACCGGCTCGACGCGACGTACTGCGAGCCGAAGCCGGTGCGCCGGCCGCCGATCCTGATCGGCGGCGGCGGCGAGAAGGTCCTGCTCAGGCTCGCCGCCCGCCACGCCGACGTCTGGAACAACCTCGCCGTCCACCAGAACGACCTCGGCGCCAAGGTCGCGAAGCTCCGCGAGCACTGCGCCGCGGTCGGTCGCGATCCGGCGGCGATCCGCGTTTCGCAGCAGTGCCTCGTCGTGATCGGCGACGACGAGGCCGACGCGCGCGCCAAGAGCGCAAAGGCCGCGGCGATCTACGGCGGCCACATGGGCGCCGGCGGGCCGCTCGCCATCGCGGGTACGGCCGAGCAATGCATCGAGAGGATCGAGGCGCACGTGGCGCTCGGCTGCACCATGATGGTCATGGAGTTCTTCGGACGCGACGTCCGCGAGCCGGCGCGCCTCTTCGCCGAGCGC
- a CDS encoding pyridoxamine 5'-phosphate oxidase family protein, which yields MKLTDLTFQAMGPQPAFAPGDLERFVAAPRIAVLSYVKRDGTPAQAPIWYQYRDGRFFMVTATTSPKAKALGRAKRACLTIQDEIPPYRAVIIDGEVTLADAPLEGGVGSWLATHYFGRLGGREYERMTAEENRKTGLSLITFEPVRVRGFDNHRLIGSALRWYMRLRDALPIPRSWL from the coding sequence ATGAAGCTCACCGACCTGACGTTCCAAGCCATGGGCCCGCAACCCGCCTTCGCGCCGGGCGACCTCGAGCGTTTCGTCGCGGCGCCGCGCATCGCCGTCCTGTCGTACGTAAAGCGCGACGGGACGCCGGCGCAGGCCCCGATCTGGTACCAGTACCGCGACGGCCGCTTCTTCATGGTGACCGCGACCACGTCGCCGAAGGCCAAAGCCCTCGGCCGCGCGAAGCGCGCCTGCCTGACCATCCAGGACGAGATCCCTCCCTATCGGGCCGTCATCATCGACGGCGAGGTGACGCTCGCGGACGCGCCGCTCGAAGGCGGCGTCGGCTCCTGGCTCGCGACGCACTACTTCGGCCGTCTCGGAGGCCGCGAGTACGAGCGCATGACGGCCGAGGAGAATCGCAAGACGGGGCTCTCGCTGATCACGTTCGAGCCCGTCCGCGTGCGAGGCTTCGACAACCACCGCCTGATCGGGAGCGCGCTCCGCTGGTACATGCGGCTCCGCGACGCCCTGCCGATCCCGCGCAGCTGGCTCTGA
- a CDS encoding TetR family transcriptional regulator C-terminal domain-containing protein, whose protein sequence is MPPRVPPRKGEARRAEILGAARAVLVDEGLDRFVLREIAARVGLVLGNLQYYYATRDDLLEAVVRAEFARNQAEVAAIAAGRGAATGRLAAITRHLIDVWARSGGRVYAAMSLLALHQPRFRALHREIYLAFYESLLPVLREIRPDARRPELLGVARLVATLIDGALVQVPGRGFAADAVAAAVRLAAPPDDPPPRG, encoded by the coding sequence GTGCCGCCACGGGTGCCCCCGCGGAAAGGAGAGGCGCGCCGCGCCGAGATCCTCGGCGCCGCGCGCGCCGTGCTCGTCGACGAGGGCCTCGATCGTTTCGTGCTGCGCGAGATCGCCGCCCGGGTCGGGCTCGTGCTCGGGAATCTCCAGTACTACTACGCCACGCGCGACGATCTCCTCGAGGCGGTCGTGCGCGCCGAGTTCGCGCGCAACCAGGCGGAGGTGGCGGCGATCGCCGCCGGGCGCGGCGCGGCCACGGGGCGTCTCGCGGCCATCACGCGCCACCTGATCGACGTGTGGGCGCGCTCGGGTGGCCGCGTCTACGCCGCCATGTCGCTCCTGGCGCTGCACCAGCCGCGCTTCCGGGCGCTCCATCGCGAGATCTACCTCGCGTTCTACGAGAGCCTGTTGCCGGTATTGCGCGAGATCCGCCCGGACGCCCGGCGCCCCGAGCTCCTCGGCGTGGCGCGGCTCGTGGCGACGCTCATCGACGGCGCGCTCGTGCAGGTGCCCGGCCGCGGGTTCGCGGCCGACGCCGTCGCGGCCGCCGTTCGCCTCGCCGCACCGCCGGACGACCCGCCGCCGCGCGGCTAG
- a CDS encoding paraslipin, translating to MSGALLVVLLLAAAVFYVISRVAIVVPQQSAYVVERLGQYNSTLGAGFHILIPFIYVIRYRHNLKEDAIDIPEQECITRDNVMVGVDGVLYMKIVDAERASYGIANLPFALIQLAQTTLRSEIGKLDLDRTFEERTHINQAVVTEIDKASEAWGVKVLRYEIKNIKPPQGVLEAMEKQMRAEREKRASILKSEGERDALINTAEGHKQQEIKQSEAKKQQQINEAEGEADAIRSVAQATADGIRQVAAAIQVPGGFEAVQLRVAEQYVHEFGKLAKEGNTLVVPSTLSDVSSMLALAMNVVKRQGGTPPPIEQR from the coding sequence ATGTCGGGTGCATTGTTGGTGGTGTTGCTGTTGGCGGCGGCCGTCTTCTACGTGATCTCGCGCGTCGCGATCGTCGTGCCGCAGCAGTCGGCGTACGTGGTCGAACGGCTCGGGCAGTACAACAGCACGCTCGGCGCCGGCTTCCACATCCTGATCCCGTTCATCTACGTCATCCGCTACCGCCACAACCTGAAGGAGGACGCGATCGACATTCCGGAGCAAGAGTGCATCACGCGCGACAACGTGATGGTCGGGGTCGACGGCGTGCTCTACATGAAGATCGTCGACGCCGAGCGCGCGTCGTACGGCATCGCCAACCTGCCGTTCGCGCTGATCCAGCTCGCGCAGACCACGCTCCGGAGCGAGATCGGCAAGCTCGACCTCGACCGCACCTTCGAGGAGCGCACCCACATCAACCAGGCCGTCGTCACCGAGATCGACAAAGCGTCCGAGGCGTGGGGCGTGAAGGTCCTGCGCTACGAGATCAAGAACATCAAGCCGCCGCAGGGCGTGCTCGAAGCGATGGAGAAGCAGATGCGCGCCGAGCGCGAAAAGCGCGCCTCGATCCTGAAGTCCGAGGGCGAACGCGACGCCCTCATCAACACCGCCGAAGGTCACAAGCAGCAGGAGATCAAGCAGTCCGAGGCGAAGAAGCAGCAGCAGATCAACGAGGCCGAAGGCGAGGCCGACGCGATCCGCTCCGTCGCGCAGGCGACCGCCGACGGCATCCGCCAGGTGGCGGCCGCGATCCAAGTGCCGGGTGGTTTCGAGGCGGTGCAGCTGCGCGTCGCCGAACAGTACGTGCACGAGTTCGGCAAGCTCGCGAAGGAGGGCAACACGCTCGTCGTGCCGTCGACGTTGAGCGACGTGTCCTCGATGCTGGCACTCGCGATGAACGTCGTGAAGCGGCAGGGAGGAACGCCGCCGCCGATCGAGCAGCGGTGA
- a CDS encoding NfeD family protein: MAWWMWMVLGLALAIAEAQIPTNFFLLAFGVGGLVVGALTGFGLIAAPWLEWLAFSLVSVAALVLFQRTLSRAGGGGPAPAVDDLRRETATVIEDVPANGVGRAELRGTTWSARGVDGAAIARGTRCRVHRIDGLTLWLQPE, from the coding sequence ATGGCGTGGTGGATGTGGATGGTCCTCGGCCTCGCCCTCGCGATCGCCGAAGCGCAGATCCCGACGAACTTCTTCCTGCTCGCGTTCGGCGTCGGCGGGCTCGTCGTCGGGGCGCTCACCGGCTTCGGCTTGATCGCGGCGCCGTGGCTCGAGTGGCTCGCGTTCTCGCTCGTGTCGGTGGCGGCGCTCGTTCTGTTCCAGCGCACGCTCAGCCGAGCCGGCGGCGGCGGGCCGGCTCCCGCGGTCGACGATCTGCGGCGCGAGACCGCGACCGTCATCGAGGACGTGCCGGCGAACGGCGTCGGACGGGCAGAGCTCCGCGGCACGACGTGGAGCGCCCGCGGCGTCGACGGCGCGGCGATCGCACGCGGGACGCGTTGCCGCGTCCATCGCATCGACGGGCTCACGCTCTGGCTTCAGCCGGAATAG
- a CDS encoding type II toxin-antitoxin system Phd/YefM family antitoxin — protein sequence MPKPATVSLYEAKTQLSRLVERASRGDEVVITRHGRPVARLVAARPMRKPRKLGTLRGKIRVAKDFDAPLPDEIQALFEGRGS from the coding sequence ATGCCGAAGCCTGCTACGGTCAGTCTTTACGAGGCGAAGACCCAGCTGTCCCGTCTCGTCGAGCGGGCATCCCGTGGCGACGAAGTGGTGATCACTCGGCATGGACGTCCCGTGGCCCGCTTGGTCGCAGCCAGGCCCATGCGAAAGCCGCGAAAGCTCGGCACCCTCCGGGGAAAGATTCGCGTCGCCAAGGACTTCGATGCTCCCCTCCCCGACGAGATCCAGGCTCTCTTCGAAGGCCGCGGCTCGTGA
- a CDS encoding type II toxin-antitoxin system VapC family toxin — protein MSVGLLLDTHALIWALSAPRRLPTRLAKLLVDPETDVHLSAVSTWEIAIKAALGKIDAELPAIVQAARGAQFEELPIAVSDTVRVLSLPSIHRDPFDRLLVAQALENDLILATHDPIVARYPVPVLWDT, from the coding sequence GTGAGCGTCGGCCTCCTGCTCGATACCCATGCGCTGATCTGGGCGCTGAGTGCGCCGCGCCGATTGCCGACACGGCTGGCGAAGCTTCTCGTCGATCCCGAGACCGACGTGCACCTGAGCGCGGTGTCGACCTGGGAGATCGCCATCAAAGCGGCGCTCGGCAAGATCGACGCGGAGCTGCCCGCGATCGTCCAGGCCGCGCGCGGGGCGCAATTCGAAGAGCTGCCGATCGCCGTCTCCGACACGGTTCGCGTCCTGTCCCTGCCGAGCATCCATCGCGACCCGTTCGATCGGCTCTTGGTCGCCCAGGCGCTCGAGAACGACCTGATCCTGGCGACACACGACCCCATCGTGGCGCGCTACCCTGTCCCCGTGCTATGGGACACCTGA
- a CDS encoding 2-hydroxychromene-2-carboxylate isomerase, which produces MARVEFFYDYSSPWTYLAFTRIEALCRRAGAELVWRPMLVGGIFNTVNPSVYEQRAHPVPAKARYMAKDLLDWARLYDLDLTFPPTVFPVNSVKALRGALVALEHDRIGPYSARVFQAYFGEDRDISQEAVLRPIVTAVGLDADAFFAAIATPAYKDRIRANTDECVQRGGFGSPTMFVGDDMYFGNDRLGLLEAALARATR; this is translated from the coding sequence ATGGCGCGCGTCGAGTTCTTCTACGACTACTCGAGTCCGTGGACGTATCTCGCGTTCACGCGGATCGAGGCGCTCTGCCGCCGTGCCGGCGCGGAGCTGGTGTGGCGGCCGATGCTCGTCGGCGGCATCTTCAATACCGTGAATCCGTCGGTGTACGAGCAGCGCGCGCACCCGGTGCCGGCGAAGGCGCGCTACATGGCGAAGGACCTGCTCGACTGGGCGCGTCTCTACGATCTCGACCTCACGTTCCCGCCGACGGTGTTTCCGGTGAACTCGGTGAAGGCGCTCCGCGGCGCGCTGGTGGCGCTGGAACATGATCGCATCGGTCCCTACAGCGCGCGTGTCTTCCAGGCCTACTTCGGGGAGGACCGTGACATCAGCCAGGAGGCGGTGCTGCGCCCGATCGTCACCGCGGTCGGTCTCGATGCCGACGCCTTCTTCGCTGCGATCGCGACGCCGGCGTACAAGGACCGCATCCGCGCCAATACTGACGAGTGCGTGCAGCGTGGCGGCTTCGGCTCGCCGACGATGTTCGTGGGCGACGACATGTACTTCGGCAACGACCGGCTCGGCCTTCTCGAGGCGGCGCTCGCCCGCGCGACGCGCTGA
- the mfd gene encoding transcription-repair coupling factor, protein MQPLPHEEGSSLRDAVRRASTTRAGERLRVEGLRGGARAFLIAEAHRAAPSPYVVLAAGAAEAEALASDLALFLGEDHAVGGLERRVHAFPAWDVPAFEPVSPPAAVVHDRMRTLFHLIHGRDPIVVTTPEAVMQRLLPRAVVKQAMRYLVEGDEVDVAELTQHLIDWGYLRVPVVEDIGEFSVRGGLVDVFTPLDAEPFRLELDGDRIESLRTFDPDTQRSSGQREEVVLVPVREASLADLRAPEARRAVENRAIEIEMPRLDRNAMSDALENGLFFPGVEFVASYVYPEGLATLFDYLPADVRLWIDDPAGVESAWDAAWELVQERAREAESARRFFALAERFAMSAHAVREALRPLPTVELDPLVGLAGTAGHLRVSCYTLADLAAARAQAAAGSRDAEGQRSAAPSMRPVADRIREWSAEGRRVFVVVHGAGQRTRLHGLLAANGVDVASTGEPLPKLLAERGGPPLMLEGSLTQGFRLPTEPWVFVGEEEIFGERRQQRRIRKVSAADVLSSLAELKAGDFVVHVDHGIGLYRGLKHMSVADIEGDFLHLEYQGGDRMYVPVDRINLVGKYIGGGDGAEPALDKLGGTAWERVKAKTKEALLSMARELVEIGAKRQVLAGQSFESGDPLFQEFEARFPFDETPDQQKAIGDVLADLGSDKPMDRLVCGDVGFGKTEVAMRAAFAVVMAGRQVAVLVPTTVLAQQHYDTMCKRFDGYPVKVEMLSRFRSNTDNKAIIKGLADGTVDVVVGTHRLLQKDVSVARLGLLVIDEEHRFGVKDKERIKALRATVDVLTLTATPIPRTLQMALTGIRDLSVIESPPVDRLAIRTYVTKADDHVIREAILRELRRGGQVFFVHNRVDSIERQAAHVKELVPEATVIVGHGQMGERQLEQVMDDFIHQRANVLVCSTIIESGLDIPRANTILINRADTLGLAQLYQLRGRVGRSNVRAYAYLLIPGEHMIGTDAHKRLEALQELDELGGGFRLAAHDLEIRGAGNMLGKQQSGNITAVGFELYTQMMEEAVREVQGETITKDVEPEIQLGFPAYIPDSYVQDVNQRLVLYKRLAGFKTADELAALVDEMVDRFGELPPLVDSLIRVMELRRCFKDLLITAARVRGEQIVLEFHPETPVHIDYILALQKKMKDRVKVFPDARVGYRPLARDADGLVAELQDLCARLR, encoded by the coding sequence ATGCAGCCGCTCCCCCACGAAGAAGGATCATCGCTCCGCGACGCCGTCCGGCGCGCCTCGACGACGCGCGCGGGCGAACGGCTGCGCGTCGAAGGGCTCCGCGGCGGTGCGCGCGCGTTCCTGATCGCGGAGGCCCATCGCGCCGCGCCGTCCCCGTACGTCGTGCTGGCGGCGGGCGCCGCCGAGGCGGAGGCGCTCGCGAGCGACCTCGCGCTCTTCCTCGGCGAGGATCACGCGGTCGGCGGGCTCGAGCGGCGGGTGCACGCCTTCCCGGCGTGGGACGTGCCGGCGTTCGAGCCGGTGTCGCCGCCGGCGGCGGTCGTGCACGACCGCATGCGGACGCTCTTCCACCTGATCCACGGCCGCGATCCGATCGTCGTGACGACGCCCGAGGCGGTGATGCAGCGCCTGCTGCCGCGCGCGGTCGTGAAGCAGGCGATGCGCTACCTGGTCGAAGGCGACGAGGTCGACGTCGCCGAGCTGACGCAGCACCTGATCGACTGGGGCTATCTGCGGGTGCCGGTCGTCGAGGACATCGGCGAGTTCAGCGTCCGCGGCGGCCTCGTCGACGTGTTCACTCCGCTCGACGCCGAGCCGTTCCGCCTCGAGCTCGACGGCGACCGCATCGAGAGCCTCCGCACGTTCGACCCCGACACCCAGCGCTCGTCGGGGCAGCGCGAGGAGGTCGTGCTCGTGCCGGTGCGCGAGGCGTCGCTCGCCGATCTCCGCGCTCCCGAGGCGCGCCGCGCCGTCGAGAACCGCGCCATCGAGATCGAGATGCCGCGCCTCGACCGCAACGCCATGAGCGACGCGCTCGAGAACGGGCTCTTCTTCCCCGGCGTCGAGTTTGTCGCGTCCTACGTCTACCCGGAGGGGCTGGCGACGCTCTTCGACTACCTGCCCGCCGACGTGCGCCTCTGGATCGACGACCCGGCCGGCGTCGAGAGCGCGTGGGACGCGGCGTGGGAGCTCGTGCAGGAGCGCGCGCGCGAGGCCGAGTCGGCGCGGCGGTTCTTCGCTCTCGCCGAGCGCTTCGCGATGTCGGCGCACGCGGTGCGCGAGGCGCTGCGGCCGCTGCCGACGGTCGAGCTCGATCCGTTGGTCGGGCTCGCCGGCACGGCCGGACATCTGCGCGTATCCTGCTACACGCTCGCCGACCTCGCCGCGGCGCGCGCGCAGGCCGCGGCGGGAAGCCGGGACGCGGAAGGCCAGCGCTCGGCCGCCCCCAGCATGCGCCCTGTCGCCGACCGCATCCGCGAGTGGAGCGCCGAAGGCCGGCGCGTCTTCGTGGTCGTGCACGGAGCGGGGCAGCGCACGCGCCTCCACGGGCTCCTGGCCGCCAACGGCGTCGACGTCGCGTCGACCGGCGAGCCGCTCCCGAAGCTCCTCGCGGAGCGCGGCGGTCCGCCCCTCATGCTCGAAGGCTCGCTCACGCAGGGGTTCCGACTGCCGACGGAGCCCTGGGTCTTCGTCGGCGAGGAGGAGATCTTCGGCGAGCGCCGCCAGCAGCGCCGCATCCGCAAGGTGAGCGCGGCCGACGTGCTCTCGAGCCTCGCCGAGCTCAAGGCGGGCGACTTCGTCGTGCATGTCGACCACGGCATCGGACTCTACCGGGGCCTCAAGCACATGAGCGTCGCCGACATCGAGGGCGACTTCCTCCACCTCGAGTACCAGGGCGGCGACCGCATGTACGTGCCGGTCGACCGCATCAACCTCGTCGGCAAGTACATCGGCGGCGGCGACGGCGCGGAGCCGGCGCTCGACAAGCTCGGCGGCACCGCGTGGGAGCGCGTCAAGGCGAAGACGAAGGAAGCGCTCCTCTCGATGGCGCGCGAGCTCGTCGAGATCGGCGCCAAGCGCCAGGTGCTCGCCGGGCAGAGTTTCGAGAGCGGCGACCCGCTCTTCCAGGAGTTCGAGGCGCGCTTCCCGTTCGACGAGACGCCCGACCAGCAGAAGGCGATCGGCGACGTGCTCGCCGACCTCGGGAGCGACAAGCCGATGGACCGGCTGGTGTGCGGCGACGTCGGCTTCGGCAAGACCGAGGTCGCGATGCGCGCCGCCTTCGCGGTTGTCATGGCGGGCAGGCAGGTCGCCGTGCTCGTGCCGACGACCGTGCTCGCGCAGCAGCACTACGACACGATGTGCAAGCGCTTCGACGGCTACCCGGTGAAGGTCGAGATGCTCTCGCGCTTCCGCTCCAACACCGACAACAAGGCGATCATCAAGGGGCTCGCCGACGGCACCGTCGACGTGGTGGTCGGCACCCACCGCCTCTTGCAGAAGGACGTGTCGGTGGCGCGGCTCGGGCTCCTCGTCATCGACGAGGAGCACCGCTTCGGTGTGAAGGACAAGGAGCGCATCAAGGCCCTTCGGGCGACCGTCGACGTGCTGACGCTCACCGCGACGCCGATCCCGCGCACGCTGCAGATGGCGCTCACCGGCATCCGCGACCTCTCGGTCATCGAGAGCCCGCCCGTCGACCGCCTCGCGATCCGCACCTACGTCACCAAGGCCGACGACCACGTGATCCGCGAGGCGATCCTCCGCGAGCTCCGGCGCGGCGGCCAGGTATTCTTCGTCCACAACCGGGTGGACTCGATCGAGCGCCAGGCGGCGCACGTGAAGGAGCTCGTGCCGGAGGCGACCGTCATCGTCGGCCACGGCCAGATGGGCGAGCGCCAGCTCGAGCAGGTGATGGACGACTTCATCCACCAGCGCGCCAACGTGCTGGTGTGCTCGACCATCATCGAGTCCGGCCTCGACATCCCACGCGCCAACACGATCCTCATCAATCGGGCGGATACTCTCGGCTTGGCGCAGCTGTACCAGCTACGCGGGCGGGTCGGACGCTCGAACGTCCGCGCCTACGCCTATCTCTTGATACCCGGCGAGCACATGATCGGCACCGACGCCCACAAGCGCCTCGAGGCGCTGCAGGAGCTCGACGAGCTGGGCGGCGGGTTCAGGTTGGCGGCGCACGACCTCGAGATCCGCGGTGCCGGCAACATGCTCGGGAAGCAGCAGAGCGGCAACATCACCGCCGTCGGCTTCGAGCTCTATACCCAGATGATGGAGGAGGCCGTCCGCGAAGTGCAGGGCGAGACCATCACGAAGGACGTCGAGCCGGAGATCCAGCTCGGCTTCCCGGCGTACATTCCCGATTCGTACGTGCAGGACGTGAACCAGCGGCTCGTCCTCTACAAGCGCCTCGCCGGCTTCAAGACGGCCGACGAGCTCGCCGCGCTCGTCGACGAGATGGTCGACCGTTTCGGCGAGCTGCCGCCGCTGGTCGACAGCCTGATCCGGGTGATGGAGCTGCGGCGCTGCTTCAAGGACCTGCTGATCACCGCGGCGCGCGTCCGCGGCGAGCAGATCGTCCTCGAGTTCCATCCCGAGACCCCCGTCCACATCGACTACATCCTGGCGCTGCAGAAGAAGATGAAGGACCGGGTGAAGGTCTTCCCCGACGCGCGCGTCGGCTATCGCCCGCTCGCCAGGGACGCAGACGGGCTCGTGGCGGAGCTCCAGGACCTTTGCGCTCGGCTGCGCTAG
- a CDS encoding CBS domain-containing protein: MTVDMWMTRDPVTIAPTMAISAAARLMARHRIRRLVVVDAEHRVVGVVSAGDVARAFPADLNPASAVVTDRSVPEPVSSIMARAVRTVASGAAMEDAARLLRTYKIGAVPVVQGARLAGIITESDLFRALVEMSDPTEPSVRITFELDEAEDVVGTMLQVCGGRDARIASLFSFHHRDARTGDRRRLGVMRIAGDVPEAVVEAIWKSRHRVLSVVRRAASDDDGDATGR; encoded by the coding sequence ATGACCGTCGACATGTGGATGACGCGCGATCCCGTGACGATCGCTCCGACCATGGCGATCTCCGCGGCGGCGCGGCTGATGGCACGGCACAGGATCCGCCGGCTGGTGGTGGTGGACGCGGAGCATAGGGTCGTCGGGGTGGTCTCCGCAGGCGACGTCGCGCGCGCGTTTCCCGCCGACTTGAACCCGGCGTCCGCGGTGGTGACCGATCGGTCCGTGCCGGAGCCGGTGTCGAGCATCATGGCGCGGGCGGTCCGCACCGTGGCGTCCGGCGCCGCGATGGAAGACGCGGCGCGGCTGCTGCGCACCTATAAGATCGGCGCGGTGCCGGTCGTGCAGGGCGCGCGCCTCGCCGGCATCATCACCGAGTCCGATCTCTTCCGCGCGCTCGTCGAGATGAGCGACCCGACCGAGCCGAGCGTCCGCATCACCTTCGAGCTCGACGAGGCCGAGGACGTCGTCGGCACGATGCTGCAGGTGTGCGGCGGTCGCGACGCCCGCATCGCGAGCCTCTTCTCGTTCCACCACCGCGACGCGCGGACGGGCGATCGGCGGCGCCTCGGCGTGATGCGCATCGCGGGCGACGTGCCGGAGGCCGTCGTCGAAGCGATCTGGAAATCGCGCCACCGCGTGCTCTCGGTCGTGCGCCGTGCGGCGAGCGACGACGACGGGGACGCTACGGGGCGGTGA
- a CDS encoding enoyl-CoA hydratase/isomerase family protein: MTYEQITYETRGAVALVTLARPEKLNAWTPRMGAEQADAIARANADPAIGAIVMTGAGRGFCAGADMEATFKTRIEGTDPGGDTAEGQGGMPAGLDWVAMARAAKPLVAAVNGAAVGIGMTMILPFDVIVASDQAKLGMLFIKVGLVPELASTHFLVQRMGFGRASEMCLSGRIYSAVEAHQAGLVDVLTSADDLLPKACAIAEGFAANPDPQLRMIKRLLTENGSATDLSSVQERESVLLRECWKSPEHKEAVTAFLEKRPPRFRRVLEEGLGPGKG; the protein is encoded by the coding sequence ATGACCTACGAACAGATCACGTACGAAACCCGCGGCGCGGTGGCGCTCGTCACCCTGGCGCGACCCGAGAAGCTGAACGCCTGGACCCCCCGCATGGGCGCGGAGCAGGCCGACGCGATCGCGCGCGCCAACGCCGACCCGGCGATCGGCGCGATCGTCATGACGGGCGCCGGACGCGGCTTTTGCGCCGGCGCCGACATGGAAGCGACGTTCAAGACCCGCATCGAGGGCACCGACCCCGGCGGCGACACGGCCGAAGGCCAGGGCGGCATGCCCGCCGGACTCGACTGGGTCGCGATGGCGCGCGCCGCCAAGCCCCTCGTCGCCGCCGTGAACGGCGCCGCCGTCGGGATCGGCATGACCATGATCCTACCCTTCGACGTGATCGTCGCCTCCGACCAGGCGAAGCTCGGCATGCTCTTCATCAAGGTCGGGCTCGTGCCGGAGCTCGCGAGCACGCATTTCCTCGTGCAGCGCATGGGGTTCGGACGCGCGAGCGAGATGTGCCTCTCGGGCCGCATCTACTCCGCGGTCGAAGCGCACCAGGCGGGGCTGGTCGACGTGCTCACGAGCGCGGACGATCTCCTGCCGAAGGCCTGCGCGATCGCCGAGGGCTTCGCCGCCAACCCCGATCCGCAGCTCCGCATGATCAAGCGGCTCCTCACCGAGAACGGCAGCGCGACCGACCTGTCCTCCGTGCAGGAGCGCGAGAGCGTGCTGCTGCGCGAGTGCTGGAAGAGCCCCGAGCACAAGGAGGCGGTCACGGCGTTCCTCGAGAAGCGGCCGCCGCGCTTCCGCCGTGTCCTCGAAGAGGGCCTCGGCCCCGGCAAGGGCTGA
- a CDS encoding DUF420 domain-containing protein: MNTALVERRPLVLILPLSATITGFLVWLIYLKTTRAPAPPWIDLLPAANAFFNSCSALALFTGWRSIRRGRRAAHKRAMLAAVAFSTLFLASYVVYHAFHGDTRFPGQGWIRPVYFFVLVSHIGLSVVALPMILSTLFWAATGRFDRHRGVARLTFPVWLYVSVTGVVVFALLRAYVGGGPP; the protein is encoded by the coding sequence ATGAACACGGCCCTCGTCGAACGCCGTCCGCTGGTCTTGATCCTGCCGCTCTCGGCGACGATCACGGGCTTTCTCGTCTGGCTGATCTACCTGAAGACGACGCGCGCACCGGCGCCGCCATGGATCGACCTGCTGCCCGCGGCGAACGCCTTCTTCAACAGCTGCAGCGCCCTCGCGCTCTTCACCGGCTGGCGGAGCATCAGGCGCGGACGGCGCGCGGCTCACAAGCGCGCCATGCTCGCGGCGGTCGCGTTCTCGACGCTCTTCCTCGCGAGCTACGTCGTCTACCACGCATTCCACGGCGACACGCGCTTTCCCGGCCAGGGCTGGATCCGTCCGGTCTACTTCTTCGTGCTCGTGAGCCACATCGGACTCTCGGTCGTCGCGCTCCCGATGATCCTCTCGACGCTCTTCTGGGCGGCGACCGGGCGCTTCGACCGCCATCGCGGCGTCGCGCGCCTCACCTTTCCCGTCTGGTTGTACGTCTCGGTGACGGGCGTCGTCGTCTTCGCGCTGTTGCGCGCCTACGTGGGAGGAGGCCCGCCATGA